A genomic stretch from Telmatocola sphagniphila includes:
- a CDS encoding amidohydrolase, which yields MLAFAISFLLYGLEPIVPAETVLLNGKIATPWQDAQALAIWKDRILAVGTNEEIKSLVGSKTQVIDLQGKRVVPGFYDSHTHFMGGGRLLNQIYLKDCPDEASVGKLLKHFDQKLPRDRWLLGGNWDHDRAFQGKLPTAAFFDQFVKDRPLFLSRYDGHMAVVNTATLKLAGITAATKDPTGGVIERDAQGNPTGILKDNAMGLVEHLIPQMSDEEILESVKSALEEARKFGVTSVQDMDGSDARTRQKLLRIYQQLAKKGELTCRVDMRWPIAAQEEISRIGVQAEFGNDYIRIGGVKGFMDGSLGSSTAKMFDPYVINPNTTGVFVTPRDTMQKLIRSAAQAKLSVAVHAIGDQANAELLSMYEQVTREGGYPDARFRIEHAQHLRAEDIRRFGKSGIVASMQPYHCSDDGRWAEGRIGAKRCQTTYAFKTLLETGAVLAFGSDWPVAPLDPITGIDSAVNRRTLDGKYPDGWIPEQKIGARAALDAYTRGSAFAAHQEKSKGSIEPGKLADLIVLSKDILDPKEASTIGETRVLKTIVGGKVVFQK from the coding sequence ATGCTTGCATTTGCCATTTCATTCCTGCTTTACGGTCTGGAACCGATCGTTCCCGCCGAAACAGTCCTTCTTAACGGGAAAATTGCCACACCTTGGCAGGATGCACAGGCGCTGGCCATCTGGAAAGATCGCATCTTGGCGGTGGGTACCAACGAGGAGATCAAATCTCTGGTGGGTTCGAAAACGCAAGTGATCGATCTGCAAGGAAAACGAGTGGTGCCGGGCTTCTACGATTCACACACGCACTTCATGGGTGGTGGTCGACTTCTTAATCAGATTTACCTGAAGGATTGTCCCGATGAGGCCTCGGTCGGCAAACTCTTGAAACACTTCGACCAGAAATTGCCGCGTGACCGCTGGCTTCTGGGAGGCAACTGGGACCACGATCGGGCATTCCAAGGTAAGCTGCCCACGGCGGCGTTTTTCGATCAATTCGTGAAAGATCGCCCCCTGTTTCTCAGTCGCTACGACGGCCACATGGCTGTTGTAAATACTGCGACTTTGAAGTTGGCGGGGATTACCGCCGCTACGAAAGATCCTACCGGCGGAGTGATCGAACGGGACGCGCAGGGAAATCCGACGGGGATACTTAAGGATAATGCCATGGGACTGGTCGAGCATCTGATTCCACAGATGAGTGATGAGGAGATCTTGGAATCGGTGAAATCGGCCCTGGAAGAAGCCCGGAAATTTGGTGTCACCAGCGTGCAGGATATGGATGGAAGCGATGCCAGGACCCGCCAGAAACTCCTGCGGATTTACCAGCAACTCGCGAAGAAGGGCGAGTTGACCTGCCGGGTGGATATGCGCTGGCCGATTGCCGCCCAGGAGGAAATTTCGCGGATCGGTGTGCAGGCTGAGTTTGGTAATGACTACATTCGGATCGGGGGAGTGAAAGGTTTCATGGATGGCTCGCTGGGCAGCAGTACGGCCAAGATGTTCGATCCCTACGTTATCAATCCGAACACGACCGGCGTCTTTGTCACGCCCCGCGATACGATGCAAAAATTGATTCGAAGCGCGGCTCAGGCGAAACTGTCGGTAGCCGTGCATGCCATTGGCGATCAGGCGAATGCAGAACTTCTGTCGATGTACGAGCAGGTCACACGCGAAGGCGGCTATCCCGATGCCCGTTTTCGAATCGAGCATGCTCAGCATTTGCGGGCCGAGGATATTCGGCGATTCGGAAAATCGGGAATTGTCGCCTCGATGCAGCCGTACCACTGTTCGGATGATGGCCGTTGGGCCGAAGGGCGGATAGGTGCCAAACGATGTCAAACGACTTATGCATTCAAAACGCTACTGGAGACCGGAGCGGTATTAGCTTTTGGGAGCGACTGGCCAGTGGCACCGCTCGATCCGATTACCGGTATCGATTCCGCCGTCAATCGGCGGACGCTGGATGGCAAGTATCCCGATGGCTGGATTCCCGAACAGAAAATAGGGGCCCGCGCTGCTCTGGATGCCTACACTCGCGGTTCGGCTTTCGCAGCTCATCAGGAAAAGAGCAAAGGGAGTATCGAACCAGGTAAGCTGGCCGACCTGATCGTACTTTCCAAGGATATCCTCGATCCTAAGGAAGCTAGTACTATCGGTGAAACGCGAGTATTGAAAACGATTGTGGGTGGCAAAGTGGTATTTCAGAAGTAA
- a CDS encoding NuoI/complex I 23 kDa subunit family protein has product MRTWLGNVNKAIKTISSGMYVTLETMVQTFRRQAFTQHFEYPEKPVPIRPRYRGFHRFDLTTCIGCEKCAKACPVDCIYIDKAKNTQGKGFVVNGFKIDYTKCMFCALCVDPCPVECIFMGSNYDISCYTRDSCIVDYAKLPLDIAWGQDTLNPTVILESKKIALPVWTPPPAPKKEEAPAPAPGNPA; this is encoded by the coding sequence ATGCGAACCTGGCTTGGCAACGTCAATAAAGCCATCAAAACGATCTCCAGCGGCATGTACGTGACGCTGGAGACGATGGTCCAGACATTTCGTAGGCAAGCCTTCACTCAACATTTCGAATACCCGGAAAAACCGGTTCCGATTCGGCCCCGCTATCGAGGCTTTCACCGCTTCGATCTCACCACCTGCATCGGCTGTGAAAAGTGCGCCAAGGCCTGCCCGGTCGATTGCATCTACATCGACAAAGCAAAAAATACGCAGGGTAAAGGCTTCGTCGTCAACGGTTTCAAGATCGATTACACCAAGTGCATGTTCTGCGCTTTGTGCGTCGATCCCTGTCCCGTCGAATGCATCTTCATGGGGTCGAACTACGACATCAGTTGCTACACCCGCGATAGTTGCATAGTCGATTATGCCAAACTACCGTTGGATATCGCCTGGGGGCAGGATACGCTGAACCCGACGGTCATTCTGGAGTCGAAGAAAATTGCGCTGCCAGTTTGGACTCCGCCGCCCGCGCCGAAAAAAGAAGAAGCTCCCGCACCCGCGCCGGGGAACCCCGCATGA
- a CDS encoding NADH-quinone oxidoreductase subunit A has product MTTLVLFILIFLLIGCGFLFANMMVGKLVRPNKPSVAKGEIYECGEEAIGSAWVQFDLRFYVVALLFVIFDVEMAFFFPWAVVFGTSNRLQNENLTTEARLELVRTLEPMATTAPDPAVAHRVAWFAFAELAVFFAILLIGFAYLWKRGDLDWVRSTAAQEKFPLHPNDQPVARLSV; this is encoded by the coding sequence ATGACCACGCTGGTTTTATTCATTCTGATCTTTTTGCTGATCGGCTGTGGTTTTCTCTTCGCCAATATGATGGTGGGGAAATTGGTACGGCCGAATAAACCGAGCGTGGCCAAGGGGGAGATTTACGAGTGCGGTGAAGAAGCCATTGGTTCCGCATGGGTGCAATTCGATTTACGCTTCTATGTTGTGGCCCTGCTCTTCGTGATTTTTGATGTGGAAATGGCCTTCTTTTTTCCCTGGGCCGTTGTGTTCGGGACCAGCAATCGGCTGCAAAACGAGAACCTGACCACCGAAGCTCGGCTGGAATTGGTTCGAACGCTCGAGCCGATGGCGACAACCGCGCCCGATCCAGCAGTAGCGCATCGGGTCGCCTGGTTCGCCTTCGCGGAATTAGCCGTGTTTTTTGCAATCCTCTTAATTGGGTTTGCCTATCTCTGGAAGCGCGGCGATCTCGATTGGGTGCGATCGACCGCCGCCCAGGAGAAATTTCCTTTGCACCCGAACGACCAGCCAGTCGCCCGACTGTCCGTTTGA
- a CDS encoding NADH-quinone oxidoreductase subunit B — protein sequence MGILEGRFEDTLITTTLDHAMNWARAGSLWPMTFGLACCAIEMMAAGASRYDMDRFGAGAFRATPRQADLMIVAGTVNHKMASRVRRLYNQMPDPKFVIAMGACTCGGGPYYKYGYNVVKGVDLVVPVDVYVPGCPPRPEALLEGLMRVQDKIAAMKPITKGELPRQLVPKRTGHVLLPDELNTPEKALAFLTANKEKAKPTKA from the coding sequence ATGGGCATACTTGAAGGACGCTTCGAAGATACGCTGATTACCACCACGCTGGACCATGCCATGAACTGGGCACGGGCCGGCAGTCTCTGGCCCATGACCTTCGGTCTCGCCTGCTGCGCCATCGAGATGATGGCCGCCGGGGCTTCCCGATATGACATGGATCGCTTCGGAGCGGGGGCGTTTCGCGCTACCCCCCGTCAGGCCGATCTGATGATCGTCGCGGGTACCGTGAATCACAAGATGGCCAGCCGCGTCCGACGTCTTTATAACCAGATGCCCGATCCCAAGTTCGTCATTGCCATGGGGGCCTGCACCTGTGGCGGCGGCCCGTATTACAAATATGGCTATAACGTGGTGAAAGGAGTCGATTTGGTCGTGCCCGTCGACGTTTATGTGCCAGGTTGCCCTCCCCGACCCGAAGCACTTCTGGAAGGGCTGATGCGCGTTCAGGATAAGATTGCCGCGATGAAGCCGATCACTAAAGGCGAACTGCCCAGACAGTTGGTGCCCAAGCGAACCGGCCATGTACTGTTGCCCGATGAATTGAACACGCCGGAAAAAGCTCTGGCTTTTCTGACGGCCAACAAAGAAAAAGCGAAACCCACCAAGGCTTAA
- a CDS encoding NADH-quinone oxidoreductase subunit C — MNGSEILALLQSLFGDSLLQAQSDVLDPFVQVQPEQLVRLMQFLRYEPQLKFEMLNDITGTDWLETDAKKLAKAGFEPHLEVLYHLSSFSKLHRLCVKVVLPRWKDNKPGLLPELPTLAHLWKTADWQEREVYDLLGVQFIGHPDLRRLLLSDDWEGHPLRKDYEFPLEYQGIRCR; from the coding sequence ATGAACGGCAGCGAAATCCTGGCACTCCTGCAAAGCCTCTTTGGCGATTCCCTGCTTCAGGCTCAGTCGGACGTTCTGGATCCGTTCGTGCAGGTCCAGCCAGAGCAGTTAGTTCGCCTGATGCAGTTTTTGCGGTACGAACCGCAATTGAAATTCGAAATGTTGAATGACATCACCGGGACCGACTGGTTGGAAACCGATGCGAAGAAATTGGCCAAGGCCGGTTTTGAACCCCATCTGGAAGTGCTCTATCATCTCAGCAGTTTTTCGAAGCTGCATCGATTGTGTGTGAAAGTCGTTTTGCCCCGCTGGAAAGACAATAAGCCCGGGCTGCTCCCGGAGTTGCCAACTCTGGCGCACCTCTGGAAAACGGCCGATTGGCAGGAACGAGAAGTCTACGATCTGCTCGGCGTGCAATTCATCGGACATCCCGATCTCCGCCGCTTGCTCCTCAGCGACGACTGGGAAGGCCACCCGCTCCGCAAGGACTATGAGTTCCCTCTGGAGTATCAGGGAATTCGCTGTCGTTAA
- a CDS encoding GGDEF domain-containing protein, which yields MDRTFETTLSNKLPHSTLADACLVHIYPTGPAMGRRYVLRDKPLIIGRGEDCDISIQESSVSRRHARIEPVGEVFYVLDLQSTNGTFINDKQLTESHILHDGDYLRVGNCIYRFLVGGNIESEYHEEIYRLTIIDALTQTHNVRYLSDFLDREVMRSNRHKRPLCVAMIDIDLFRQVNEDAGHLGGDFCLRELSHRIKRLIRREDLFARYGGEEFVLVLVETKMKQAYEAADRLRQMIAEQPFKFEDKKINLTVSIGISECLLDGTDTAREILKRADANLYKAKRDGRNRVIG from the coding sequence ATGGATCGAACGTTCGAAACGACATTATCGAACAAATTGCCTCATTCGACGCTGGCGGATGCTTGCCTCGTGCATATCTATCCGACGGGGCCGGCCATGGGTCGCAGGTATGTGCTCCGTGATAAACCGCTGATCATCGGTCGAGGCGAAGACTGCGATATTTCCATTCAGGAAAGCTCCGTCTCCCGACGGCATGCCCGGATTGAACCTGTCGGTGAAGTTTTCTACGTCCTGGATCTGCAAAGCACTAACGGCACATTTATTAACGACAAACAACTGACAGAAAGCCATATCCTTCACGACGGCGATTATCTTCGAGTTGGCAACTGCATTTACCGCTTCCTGGTCGGTGGCAACATCGAATCGGAATACCACGAAGAGATCTACAGACTGACGATTATCGACGCCCTGACCCAGACGCACAACGTCCGCTACCTGAGTGATTTTCTCGATCGTGAAGTGATGCGCTCCAACCGGCATAAACGGCCGCTCTGCGTGGCAATGATCGATATCGATCTCTTCCGACAGGTCAACGAAGATGCCGGCCATCTCGGCGGGGATTTCTGCCTTCGAGAATTGTCCCATCGCATTAAAAGACTGATCCGCCGGGAAGATCTGTTTGCCCGCTATGGGGGAGAAGAATTTGTTTTAGTTCTGGTCGAGACGAAAATGAAGCAGGCTTATGAAGCCGCCGACCGACTCCGGCAGATGATCGCCGAACAGCCCTTCAAATTCGAAGATAAGAAAATCAATTTAACGGTTAGTATTGGAATCTCCGAATGCCTGTTGGATGGCACGGATACCGCCCGGGAGATACTGAAACGGGCCGATGCAAATCTCTATAAAGCGAAACGGGACGGTCGAAATCGCGTGATCGGTTAA